CTTGGTCAAGGATTTTTGTTGACAGGAATGACAAAAAAAGGAATAATAATTAGGATGGATGTAGAAAAAATAAGGAGAGATTTTCCCGCAATTCTTCAAAAGAGGAATAAAAAGCCTCCCATTTACTTTGACAATGCCTCTATGACATTAAAACCCATTCCTGTAATTAAGGCAATGGATGAATATTATCAGAAATTCCCTGCTTGTGGAGGAAAGAGAAGCTCTCATTGGTTTGCCAGTAAGGTTAATGAAAGGGTTGAGGAAGCCAGAGAGATTATAAGAAGATTCATCAATGCAAAATCAGCTAATGAAATTATCTTTACAAAAAATACAACCGAGGGGATAAATCTTATCGCCCAAAGCATTAAGTTTAAAAATGGCGATATTGTCTTAACCACAGACAAGGAGCACAATTCTAACCTTTGCCCCTGGAAAAATCTGGAAGGAAAAGGGATTATTAAACATAAAATTGTGGCCTCTTGTGAAGACAATACATTTAACCTTGAAAGATTTAAAGATATGCTAACAAAAGATGTTAAGCTTGTAAGTATGGTTCATACATCAAATTTAGATGGCTATACCATACCAGCAGATGAGGTTATCAAACTTTCCCATCAAAATGGCTCGTTGGTTATGCTTGATGCGGCTCAATATGTTCCCCATAAAAAGATAGATGTCCAAAGATTAAATGTTGATTTCCTTGCCTTTTCTATTCATAAGATGCTCGGACCCTCCCTCGGTGTTTTATATGGAAAATATGAGCTTTTAAGGGAATTAGAGCCATTTTTGGTTGGAGGCGATACCATTGTTGATACATTTTATGATAAGCCCCCAATTTACTTAAAGCCTCCCCATAAATTTGAGGCAGGCTTGCAGGATTATGCTGCAATTATTGGAGCTGGTGTAGCCTGCAATTACCTTTCAAAGATTGGCTTTGAAAATATAGAAAAACAAGAAATCTCTCTAAATGAATTTTTAAGCGAAAATCTTTTAAATTATAAGGATATAGAGCTAATTGGACCAAAAGACCCAAGATTAAGGGGAGGAATCATTACATTTTTTATCAAAAGGCTTGGTCTTGGTGATATTTCAGAGAGGCTTGATAAAAAAAATAACATAATGACAAGAAGTGGCACATTCTGTGTTCATTCCTGGTTTAATGCAAAAGGAATAAACAGAAACATCCCTGCAATTAGGGTTTCTTTGTATCTTTATAACACAATTGAGGAATGTAAGGTATTCCTTGAAACATTAGAGAGAATAATGGATGAAACAAAAAGCTACCCAAAGCCCTGACCCATTAGAGGTATATTTTAAAGAACGGTATGGGAAGATGGCCTTAAAAGCTAGATTGACAATGCAAGGTAAATTAAGGTAATATTTTAATCCAATGGAAGCATTTTGGCATTCTACATCGCATATAATGGCATCTGCTGTCTCCAAGATATTTAAGGATGTAAAGCTTGGAATGGGTCCTCCCATATCTGATGGGTTTTATTACGATTTTGACTGCCATATCACAGAGGATGACCTTGTAAAAATAGAGGAGGAGATGAGAAAAATTATAAAGGAAAACCTTCATTTTGAAAAAATTACAATGACAAAGGATGAGGCAAAAAAATATCTTTCAAAGGAGGGTCAAAGCTATAAGCTTGAAATTTTAGATGAAATCAAAGACAATGAGGTTTCGTTCTTCCAAAATGGCGATTTTATTGACCTTTGCAAGGGTCCACATATTGAAAGAACAGGCGAAATTAAGGCATTTAAGCTCTTAAGGCTAGCAGGTGCATATTGGAGGGGAAGCGAGAAAAACCCAATGCTTACAAGGATATATGGCATCTCATTTAAAAGTCAAAAAGAGCTT
This genomic window from bacterium contains:
- a CDS encoding aminotransferase class V-fold PLP-dependent enzyme; protein product: MTKKGIIIRMDVEKIRRDFPAILQKRNKKPPIYFDNASMTLKPIPVIKAMDEYYQKFPACGGKRSSHWFASKVNERVEEAREIIRRFINAKSANEIIFTKNTTEGINLIAQSIKFKNGDIVLTTDKEHNSNLCPWKNLEGKGIIKHKIVASCEDNTFNLERFKDMLTKDVKLVSMVHTSNLDGYTIPADEVIKLSHQNGSLVMLDAAQYVPHKKIDVQRLNVDFLAFSIHKMLGPSLGVLYGKYELLRELEPFLVGGDTIVDTFYDKPPIYLKPPHKFEAGLQDYAAIIGAGVACNYLSKIGFENIEKQEISLNEFLSENLLNYKDIELIGPKDPRLRGGIITFFIKRLGLGDISERLDKKNNIMTRSGTFCVHSWFNAKGINRNIPAIRVSLYLYNTIEECKVFLETLERIMDETKSYPKP